The following DNA comes from Enterocloster bolteae.
AGCCACACACACCAGTGATGTGACCATAGCCGGGGCTGCCATGATTGCCGAGGCTGTGAGTTCGGCTATTGTGAAGGATGACTTTGAGAAAGTAATGGAGGATGTGTTTGGGATTGAGGAGATTGGTTACGGCATGGGCTGCGAGACCTTCAGTCCAAGGCTGGGAGAGCGCTTAAGGATTGGTCTGGACATCGCCGGATCCTATAAGGGGGATGATGAGGGATTTATCCATAAGCTCTACGATGTGGTGGGTACCGGGGTAGGTATTATTGAGTCTGTCCCTGCCGCCCTTTCCGTGGCATACTATGCCCAGGATCCAAACCTGTCCTGCCTGCTCTGTGCCAACATGGCAGGTGACACAGACACCATCGGAGCCATGGCCACTGCTGTCTGCGGGGCATTTACAGGGATGGGAAGGATAAAACCGGAATACATCCGGACCCTGAGGCAGCAGAATGATGCGGACTTTGACCATTACATCCGTATACTGGAAAAGGGAAGGGAGAGATTTGCATGAAAACCCTTGTAATAGGTGCGGCCATCATTGATATTATCATGAAAATAAAGCGTCTGCCTAAAAGCGGAGAGGATATCCTGTGCAGCGAAACCGTGTCCGCGGTGGGAGGATGTGCTTACAACGTGGCAGGTACGCTGCGGGGCTTTGGCGTGGACCACGACCTTTTCGTGCCTGTGGGAAGGGGCATGTACGGGGATATGATCGCAGGCGATTTGGAAAAGCTGGGATACCAAATCCTTATCAGGGAAGAGGAGTCGGACAACGGTTACTGCCTGTGCCTGGTGGAGGAGGATGGAGAGCGCACATTTATCACGGTCAAGGGCGCGGAAGGGCGCTTCAGGCCTTCCTGGTTTGAACAGCTGTCCCAGGATGCCTACGACAGCATCTATGTGGCCGGATACCAGGTGTGCGGTACCAGCGGCGGGGTCATTTCCGATTGGATGGCGGGCGCGAAGGGCAGGATGAAGGAAAAACGCGTTTTCTTTGCCCCGGGACCGGTCATAACCGACATTGACCAGGCTGTGATGGAGCGCATCCTTTCAGTGGGTCCCATTCTCCATCTCAATGAAAAGGAAGCCTTTGATTACGCAAAGCAGCCGTCTGTGGAGGACTGCCTGAAGTACCTGTACGGCCTGAATCATAACCTTGTGGTGGTCACCATGGGAGCTTCCGGCACCATGTATTATGACGGCAGCGTGATGAGGCAGGTCCCTGCCTATAAAACACAGGTAAAGGATACCATAGGTGCAGGCGACAGCCATGTGGCTGCCATGATTGCCGGGTACTCCAAAGGGCTGGATACGGAACAATGCGTGAGGCTTGCCAACCGGGTGGCCTCGGCAATCGTTAGCATCCAGGGGCCGGTGATGACCGGGGAAATGTTTGAACAGCAGGATTTTGCGCCGTATATCCTGAACGGGTGCAGTAAACATACGAATGTGGAGGGGTAGTTTAAATGAATAAGATAAAAGAGTTCTTTCGTGATTGGAGTATATTTGAGAAAGTCTGGCTGATTTTCGTGTGTTCCCTGATGACTGTCATATGGTTTATCAACGGGGATACGCCGTTCATGCTTGTCTTAAGCCTTACAGGCAGCCTGAACCTGGTGCTGGGAGCAAAGGGCAAGGTGGCAGGACTTTATTTTGCCATCATCAACAGCGCCATGTACGCGTACCAGTGTCTGGGAATCCCGCTGTACGGCGAGGTCATGTACAATGTGCTCTACAGCATTCCGGTCAGCGCCACGGCCATCTATCTGTGGAAGAAGAACGCAACCAGCGACGGCGAGGTCAGATTCCGTACCATGACGCTTAAGCTTGTGGCAGGGGTAGCCATAGCCACAGCCGTGGGAGTCTGGGGATATTCAGAATTGTTAAAATACATGGGCGGTTCCTTTGCGTTCATGGATTCACTGACCACAGTGGTATCCGTTATAGCCAGTATGCTCTATCTGCTGCGTTATTCCGAGCAGTGGCTTATGTGGGTTATTGTCAACGCTCTGTCTATTATCATGTGGATTATGGTGTTTGTATCAGGGGACACCACGGCCCTGCTTATCATTGTAATGAAAACAGTGAATCTGCTGAATTCCCTCTACGGATACATGAACTGGAGGAAAATATCGCAGAAAACAGCGGAATGAACCCTTTTCTCTCTCCAATAAGTTGAAAGAATGTCGCTCTCAGTATATAATGATAAAAACAAAAAGAGAGCGGATTGAGGTTATTATGAGAGAGAAATTAGCCAAATATGAGCAGATCAGGCAGGATATCATACATAAAATCGAGAGCATGGAATACAGGCCCAACCAGGTCATTCCGTCGGAAAATGAACTGTGCGCATCCTATGGGGTAAGCAGGATTACAGTCAGGAAGGCCATAGACGAGCTGGTTCATGAGGGGCTGCTCTACCGAATCAAGGGAAAAGGAAGCTTTGTCAGGGACCATGGCTCGGAGGGGCTGTCGCGTATCTACAGCTTTACCGAGGCCATTCTCCATCAGGGAAAGACGCCGTCCAAAAAGCTGCTGTCACTGAAGGTGGAGGAAGCAGACGCGGATATAAGGCGAAGGATGGGGCTGGAGGAAGGGGAGGAGGTCTATGTCATCAAGAGCATTTATTATGCGGACGGCAGGCCTTACTGTATCAATACCTCTATCCTCCCCAGGAAGCTGTTTCCCAAGCTGGAGTTATTTGATTTCAACCACAACTCCCTGTATGAAGTGCTTAAATCCTTTTACCAGCTCTCCTTCACAAAGGCGCGCCAGATTTTAAACGCCACAGTGGGAAGCAGTGAGATCTACGGATATCTGGAGACTGAGCAGAACCAGCCCTTGCTCAGAATCAACGCTGCCTCATTTTGCCTGTACCATGATAATGAAACTGTATTCGAGATATATGAATCCTATATATTGACGGACATCCTCAGCTATTATGTGGAAAAATATAACACGTAAGTACGCTTCCGTTAATATATGGGCGGCAAAGCAAGAAAAGAGCGGTCCCTGTTTAAGGCAGGGGCCGCTTTTTGTGGAACAGGAGCAGAAGTCCCATGTAGCTGAAGCTCAGGAACAGAATCTGCACGGCTGTCATGATAAAGAGGGGAAGCTCCTTAAGCCAGAAGCAGGACTGGGAAAATGCCAGATACATGCCGATGGAAATCAGTAAAAGGAGCACGGGCTTAACTATCATGTTGACGGTATCCCAGCAAAAGGGTACCAGTCGCTTTACCGCCAGGAAGCTCATGAGGGCCAGGGCCAGTTCACTGACCAGCATGCCCCACAGGTATCCCAGGATACCGTATCTGGGAATGGCAAAGAGTACAAACGCCAGCCGTATGACCATGGCAAACACATTCTGGAAAAAGGTGGATGAAGTCCTGCCAAGACCGTTTAAGATGCTTCCCATGGTAGTGGCCAGGTACATAAAGGGGCACAGCCATGACAGGATGGTGATATATGTACCTGCATTCTGATCGTGGAATACGCTGACGCCCAGCTGGTTCCCAAAGATGGTAAATATGCCGATGCACAGCACACCCATATAGCAGCTGTAGCGCAGGGACATGGATATCATGGAGGAAATACGGGCCTCGTTGCCGTCGGCCTGGGCTTCGGCCACCGTGGGCAGCAGGAGCACGGCCATGGAGTTGGTGATGGCAGAGGGAAACAGGATGAAGGGCAGGGCCATGCTGGTCAGCACGCCGTATACGGACAGGGCCTCTGAGTTTGTGAGGCCGGAGCTCATCAGCCTGTTGGGGATCCATATGGCTTCCGCGCTTCCCAGGACATTTAATATCAGACGGTTTCCCATAAGGGGAAGGGCCAGAGCCATAAGGGGGGCCGCAGTGGCGCCAAAGGAAAGGGGGATGGCCGGAGCTCGGCGGGAATCCCCGTCTTTGCAGGGCGGGAAGAAGCCAAGGCAGAACACAGTGAACACGGCAGATGCCATCTCACCAATCAGGTGCCCGTATACAGCCAGGCTTACCGTAATCTGGCGTCCGGATTCCAGCCAGATGCTGGCGATGAGGAACACGGCGCCCATGCGTATGACCTGCTCCGCCACCTGGGAAAAGGCGGGGACACGGGCTTTCTGCATGCCGTAGTAGTAACCGTTGATACAGGCGTGGAGGGCTGCAAAGGGAACAGACACTGCCATCACCGGCAGATAGGGGGCGCATCTTGGTTCCAGCAGAAGCTTTTCTGCCAGGAAACCGGCATTTCCATAGATGACCCAGGCCAGGAGAAAGGACATGCCCATGGCAATGACCAGACCCGTCCTGAATACGGCCCTGCCCCTGGTCTGGTTGGCAGCCACGTACTGCGACAGGGCGGTCTGGATGGAGCCTGCGCAGACAGCGAAACAGATACTGAATATGGGGTGCACCATATTGTAAATCCCCAGTCCCTCGGCGCCGATGGTCCTGGACATGAAGATTCGGTAGAAGAATCCCAGTATCCTGCATATGAACCCGGTGGAGGTCAGGAGTAGGGTCCCGGTGATGAAGGCCATTTTCCTGGGTGACAAGCGCTTGGAGACAGGGGAGGATGCGGTCAATGAGTGATTCATAAACGCTCCTGGAGATGGGAATTATTAAAAATATATGATAAATTCCAGGATGTAGAACACATTGGACGGCGATTTAGAGGCCCTCTAACTTGTTAAATTCCCTGAAGATGCCCCGGATTATGACTAAGGTGAGAACCAGGGTTGCGATGTCGGCAACGGGCTGGGCCAGCTGGATGCCCAAAAGGCCCAGGAAATGGGCGGCGATGAGAAGCACCGGAATGAGGAACAGACCCTGGCGTGAGATAGCCAGAAGGGTGGCGCGGAATCCGTAGCCGATGGACTGGGACATCATGTTGCTCATGGTCAGAAATCCGTTCATCCACATGGTGGCTATCTGCAGGCGCAGGGCCAGCGTGCCGATGGCAATGACTTCAGGATCGTTTTTCCGGAACAGGCTGATTACATGACCGGAGACCAGGAAGCCGCCTGCGCACACCACAACCAGTATGCAGGTGGTAAATTTCACGCAGAACCAGTAGGCCTGGCGGACCCGGCTGTATTTTCTGGCGCCGTAGGAAAATCCGCACACGGGCTGGAACCCCTGGCCGAAGCCGATGACGGCTGAGTTGACAAAGTAAATCAGGCGGTTCACAATGGCCATGGCAGCGATGGCCGCGTCGCCAAATGGGTGGGCCGTGGTATTTAACACAATAGTCGCTATGCTGGCCATACCCTGGCGGGTCAGGGAGGGAAGGCCTCCGCTTAAGATCTTGCCGTAAAGGAAAAGGGAGGGACGGAAATTGCCAATGCGGATATGGATACACTCCCTGCGCAGGTTGCACTGGGCGAGGAGAATGCAGAAACTGATAAACTGGGACAGGCCGGTGGCAATGGCAGCCCCGGATGTGCCCAGACCAAGGCCGAAGATGAAGATGGGGTCCAGGGCAATGTTAAGGATGCCGCCGGCGGTGATTCCCACCATGGCAAAGGCAGCCAGGCCCTGGAGCCGCAGCAGGTTGTTCATGATAAAGGAACACATCATAAAAGGCGTGGCCAGGAAAATATAGCGGGCATATTCCACTGCATAGGGCTTGATGGTTTCCGTGGCGCCCAGAAGCATCACAACCTGGTCAATGTGGAACAGGCAGAAAACGCCCAGACAGGTACCCAGGAGGAAGCCGGTAAAAAACGCGACCGAGACAGCGCGTTCCCCGTCCTCATGGCGTCCGGCGCCCAGACACCGGGCCATGTAGTTGCCGCTGCCCATGCCGATGGTAAAGGACAGGGCCTGGATGATGGCCATGGCTGAGAATATGATGCCCACAGCGCCGGAGGCGCTGGTGCCAAGCTGGCTCACAAAAAATGTATCTGCCATGTTGTAGATGGCGCTGACCATCATGCTGATGATGGTGGGGACGGCAAGCCGCGGGATAACCTTGTGTATGTCCCCGTTCACCAGCATTTCGTACCGTTCGTTTTCTGATTCATTAGAGCTCATGATATACCGTCCTTTTGGAATATTGTTGAAGTTTTGAAAGGTATGGCCTCTATGTACGTATCATAATAGTTCATCAGCCTTCCTTCACAGGCAGAAACCAGCACCCTCCCGATAGCAGGACCGGGGCGGTAATTATGCATTTTAAGATAATCATAATAGATGGCCAAGTCATTATCAGCCGGATCCTCATATGAGCTTTTTAGAAGTACATGCAGATAAACACGCGGCGCATCATCCTTGGGACGAAGGAGCGTACCCGGATTTGCCGGGACGGCAGTAAACCGGCCATAGTCATATCTGGATGGGGTTTGCGGCTGTATCAGGATGACTAATTCCTTTTCGTGGTCATACAGGTGGGACAGGTTTTCTTTATTCAAAAGCTCATAAGCGCAGATGGCCGGAAGGGAGAGGGATAAAAAGCTGGGTTCAGAATACAACATTGTTCTTACGGTATTGACCTGGTCTGATTTAATGTCAATGTGTTTCAACTTATCCTGTAGATCCTCAATCATATCACATATGTATTCACGGCGGCACTGGAGAAGGGAATAGATTTCTTCTGCATTTAATTCATGTATATGCTTTAAATCCTGGATGGGTATGGAAAGCTGCCGGTATAAGGTGATGTCGCACAAGGTGCGCAGTGTGTGCATGGACCAGGTGCGGTAGCCATTTTCTTCGCTGTGGTCGAATTTGACCAGGCCTTCCTTTCCCCAGTATCTCAGTGTTGCAATTGAAACGCTGAATAAATCGGCTATTTTCCCTATATAATTTTTTTTCGGCATAACACCATCCTTTGTATTGATAAACATGTTGACTCTAAAGCTACTTTATGGTTTATAGTACAATCATACATTTTTTATATGTATAGCTTGATTTCCTGCAGGAATTGAGTACTATTGCATATTTTTTTCCATTATAACAAAAGGGAAAAAATATAACAATAGGAATAGTACCATAAAATATGAAGGGAAGTGATGTAAAAGTGGCACCTGTTATTGCAATCGTAATTTGCTTTGCCTTTGTTTCATTAGGGGATATTGTATCGTTGAAAACGAAAGCAAAATTTCCGTCCCTGGCAGTTGCTATTGTCGCGTATCTTATCGCCATATGGTGTGGAATGCCTAAGACCTATCCTGATGTATCCGGACTGGCGGCATTGGGGGATATATTGTTTCCTGTGTTTGTTGCAGGGCTTGCAACAAGTATCCTCCCAATATCAATTGTAAAGAACTGGAAATTTGTCATCATAGGCTGTATTGCAGTACTGGCAGATTTTTTATGTACCGTAGTAGTCGGAGGCCTTTTTTATGACCCGAGAGAGATGTTTGCGGCGGCAATGACGACCTGCGGCTCCGGCCTGACCGGAGGGCTGATTGTATTAGACCGTTTGAAGGGAACCGGCCTGACAGAGATGGTCACCATACCGCTCTTGCTGGCGTGTACCATTGACGCAATCGGACAGCCGGTGGGTTCGCTGATTACAAGAAAATATGCTGGGAAGCTTATTGCCTCGGACGCTTATCTGACAGACAAAATTGTGGATCATTCCGATGGGGGAAAGCTCAACAAATGGGGGGCGCCTTTTAATTCTTCTGAAAATCCAAGTCCGCGGTTTTGTGCCTGGATTCCTCCAAAGTATGAGACAGAGGCAGTTGCCTTCTTACAGTTGATTGTCGTTACGGCACTAGCCATGTGGCTGGGAGGCATTACCGGCCTTGGCTGGTCAATCGTGCTGATTTTACTTGGCTTTGGCGGTACATTCATCGGACTGTTCCGGATGAACATGCTGGACCGTACGCAGACCGGAGGATTTGTAATGGCTGCTATCTACGCCCTGCTGTTTCAAATGCTCAACGATATGACGCTCCAGGAAATCATGGCTAAAATCGTTCCGCTGCTGCTGGTTATCCTGTTAAGCGGAGTGGGACTGGTTCTGGGCGGAATGCTGGGAGCGAAAGTATTTGGTTTTGATCCGTGGTTAGGCGCCTCGGCCACCATTGGTTTGTTTTACCTATTTCCCGGTGTGAGGAATGTAATCAATGAGGTTGCCAGAAGTTTATCCAGGAATGAAGAAGAGAGGCTTTACCTTGTAGAAAAAATTTCTCCGTCCTGTATAATAGCGGCCTCCATGGGCAGTAAATTTTGTTTGTTGGCAGGAGTTCTATTGATGCCGCTTATCATCCGGTAATGTGATGCGGCAATGTATGAGTAAGAATCACAGGAGGTAATAAAATGAAGGTGTATATCAGTGTTGATATCGAGGGAACCGCCAATGCGGTTGGCTGGGACTCAACAGCGCCGGGCGGATTGGACTATGAGCGCAACCGTCTGGAGATGACAAAAGAAGCGGTTGCCGCCGCCAGGGGAGCACACGCTGCCGGGGCTGATGAAATCGTAATTAAGGATGCCCATGGCCACGGAAATAACATTCTCCCGGAATACATGCCGGAGTATGTGGAGCTGATCAGAAGCTATACATATGCCCCGGATGTAATGGTAGAGGGCATCGACGAGAGCTTTGACGCTGCTTTTTATGTGGGCTATCACAGCGCGGCAGGGTGTGAGGGCAATAATCTCGCCCATACCATTTCGCATTCAAAGGTACATTCCATCAAAGTAAATGGGGAGATAGCCTCTGAGTTTATGATTTACAGCTATATGGCAGCCTACCGCAATGTCCCCAGTGTACTATTGACCGGTGACAGAAGCCTGTGCCAGACAGGGAAGAAGTATCACCCATGCCTTGTGACAGTACCGGTAAAGGACGACATCGGAGGCAGGAATAGAGGAATCAGCGGGGAATTGGCATGTAAACAGATTGAGAAGGCTGCAAAGCATGCCTTGGAACAGGATTTGGCAGAAGCCAGAATTGTACTGCCTGGACATTTCGATGTAGAGCTGTGTTTTAAGGACCATACACTGGCGAAATCAGGAAGCTATTATCCCGGCGCAACCCAGAAAGATCCTTATACCATAACCTTCCAGTCAGATGACTGGTATGATGTGGGAAGATTCCTTATTTTCACCATTTTATAAAAGGATATCTGTATATAACAAATCCCATTGGAAAAAGAAAGCAACGGCGCTTAAGGACATAATGGTATCACATCAATGTCCCCAGGCGCCTTTTTCCATGATGTGAAAAGGAAATATATCCTCCTTGCCCTTATAACCTAATTGCGCAAAAGCCCGGCTGAGTGTGTAAACATGCGTTACTGCTATTATTCCTCATCCTCACAACCGCAGGTGGGATGCGTCAGCTGGTAGCGGTCCCCCATATTTTTATATCCCCAGTCACACATGAGGCTGAGAATCGGAAAAAGTGTCTTTCCGTGTTCTGTTATGGAATATTCAACCTGGACAGGAAGCGTGGGAATGACTGTCCGGTCAATAATTCCATCCTCCTCTAATTCTCTCAGCTGCGCGGTCAGCGTCTTTTTGGGGGCGGTTCCCAGATAACGCAGGATTTCATTATAACGTTTTACACCCCCGTACTGCAGGTAGTGCAGAATCAGCGGCTTCCATTTCCCGCCGATGACCTTGAGAGTCACCTCTATTTCGCTGGAAACAATTTTTATGTCTGGCATTCGTGACGCCTCCTTTAAGTGTTTTAAGGAACTGTGTTTATTATATCAGATTTTTTGCCTGTCTGCACTATACTTGTCTGTAAGATGAATGCGCCTGAAATGAAGGTTGGCAGAAAGCGGAAGGGAGAGCATGGGTAAGAAATGGAAGAAAGGGGGAAGAACGGGGAGGAAAGGAGAGGAAAGGGCGAGAGGGAACGTGATAAGCAGCAATAGGGGGAGAAACCTGCGGACGGGTTGCCCCCCTTTTTTGCTTGTGATTTGTTAGGCCAGGGGCCTGTTTTTGATGGTACTAGAAATTAAAATGCTCCGGATCCGCCCCAACCCTGGCTGCGCGGTTTAAGCGGGTGACTGCTTCCATGTCCTGGTCGGATAATTCAAAATCGAAAATAGACTGGTTGGAGACAATCCGCTCCCGGTGTGTGGATTTGGGAATGACTACCACATTTCTCTGGATATCCCAGCGCAGGACAATCTGGGCCGGTGTCCTGCCGTATTTTTGTGCCAACCGGACCAGCGTTTCATCCTGAAGCAAATTTCCGCCGGTCCCCCCCAGGGGACTCCATACTTCCACGGCAATATCGCGGC
Coding sequences within:
- a CDS encoding GntR family transcriptional regulator; the encoded protein is MREKLAKYEQIRQDIIHKIESMEYRPNQVIPSENELCASYGVSRITVRKAIDELVHEGLLYRIKGKGSFVRDHGSEGLSRIYSFTEAILHQGKTPSKKLLSLKVEEADADIRRRMGLEEGEEVYVIKSIYYADGRPYCINTSILPRKLFPKLELFDFNHNSLYEVLKSFYQLSFTKARQILNATVGSSEIYGYLETEQNQPLLRINAASFCLYHDNETVFEIYESYILTDILSYYVEKYNT
- a CDS encoding ADP-ribosylglycohydrolase family protein gives rise to the protein MRDKIAGALYGMALGDAMGMPAELWGRKRVKAFFGRIEGFLDGPAENDVAFNYKKGQFTDDTGQALVLLDSIESTDYEPDTRDIALRMLAWAEKENAFENNILGPTSKVALANFRDNIQDSRITDKALSNGSAMRIAPIGCLFRPEQKEDIARYVYLVSRATHTSDVTIAGAAMIAEAVSSAIVKDDFEKVMEDVFGIEEIGYGMGCETFSPRLGERLRIGLDIAGSYKGDDEGFIHKLYDVVGTGVGIIESVPAALSVAYYAQDPNLSCLLCANMAGDTDTIGAMATAVCGAFTGMGRIKPEYIRTLRQQNDADFDHYIRILEKGRERFA
- the pnuC gene encoding nicotinamide riboside transporter PnuC; translation: MNKIKEFFRDWSIFEKVWLIFVCSLMTVIWFINGDTPFMLVLSLTGSLNLVLGAKGKVAGLYFAIINSAMYAYQCLGIPLYGEVMYNVLYSIPVSATAIYLWKKNATSDGEVRFRTMTLKLVAGVAIATAVGVWGYSELLKYMGGSFAFMDSLTTVVSVIASMLYLLRYSEQWLMWVIVNALSIIMWIMVFVSGDTTALLIIVMKTVNLLNSLYGYMNWRKISQKTAE
- a CDS encoding PfkB family carbohydrate kinase; this translates as MKTLVIGAAIIDIIMKIKRLPKSGEDILCSETVSAVGGCAYNVAGTLRGFGVDHDLFVPVGRGMYGDMIAGDLEKLGYQILIREEESDNGYCLCLVEEDGERTFITVKGAEGRFRPSWFEQLSQDAYDSIYVAGYQVCGTSGGVISDWMAGAKGRMKEKRVFFAPGPVITDIDQAVMERILSVGPILHLNEKEAFDYAKQPSVEDCLKYLYGLNHNLVVVTMGASGTMYYDGSVMRQVPAYKTQVKDTIGAGDSHVAAMIAGYSKGLDTEQCVRLANRVASAIVSIQGPVMTGEMFEQQDFAPYILNGCSKHTNVEG
- a CDS encoding MATE family efflux transporter, producing the protein MSSNESENERYEMLVNGDIHKVIPRLAVPTIISMMVSAIYNMADTFFVSQLGTSASGAVGIIFSAMAIIQALSFTIGMGSGNYMARCLGAGRHEDGERAVSVAFFTGFLLGTCLGVFCLFHIDQVVMLLGATETIKPYAVEYARYIFLATPFMMCSFIMNNLLRLQGLAAFAMVGITAGGILNIALDPIFIFGLGLGTSGAAIATGLSQFISFCILLAQCNLRRECIHIRIGNFRPSLFLYGKILSGGLPSLTRQGMASIATIVLNTTAHPFGDAAIAAMAIVNRLIYFVNSAVIGFGQGFQPVCGFSYGARKYSRVRQAYWFCVKFTTCILVVVCAGGFLVSGHVISLFRKNDPEVIAIGTLALRLQIATMWMNGFLTMSNMMSQSIGYGFRATLLAISRQGLFLIPVLLIAAHFLGLLGIQLAQPVADIATLVLTLVIIRGIFREFNKLEGL
- a CDS encoding MerR family DNA-binding transcriptional regulator: MPKKNYIGKIADLFSVSIATLRYWGKEGLVKFDHSEENGYRTWSMHTLRTLCDITLYRQLSIPIQDLKHIHELNAEEIYSLLQCRREYICDMIEDLQDKLKHIDIKSDQVNTVRTMLYSEPSFLSLSLPAICAYELLNKENLSHLYDHEKELVILIQPQTPSRYDYGRFTAVPANPGTLLRPKDDAPRVYLHVLLKSSYEDPADNDLAIYYDYLKMHNYRPGPAIGRVLVSACEGRLMNYYDTYIEAIPFKTSTIFQKDGIS
- a CDS encoding putative polysaccharide biosynthesis protein gives rise to the protein MNHSLTASSPVSKRLSPRKMAFITGTLLLTSTGFICRILGFFYRIFMSRTIGAEGLGIYNMVHPIFSICFAVCAGSIQTALSQYVAANQTRGRAVFRTGLVIAMGMSFLLAWVIYGNAGFLAEKLLLEPRCAPYLPVMAVSVPFAALHACINGYYYGMQKARVPAFSQVAEQVIRMGAVFLIASIWLESGRQITVSLAVYGHLIGEMASAVFTVFCLGFFPPCKDGDSRRAPAIPLSFGATAAPLMALALPLMGNRLILNVLGSAEAIWIPNRLMSSGLTNSEALSVYGVLTSMALPFILFPSAITNSMAVLLLPTVAEAQADGNEARISSMISMSLRYSCYMGVLCIGIFTIFGNQLGVSVFHDQNAGTYITILSWLCPFMYLATTMGSILNGLGRTSSTFFQNVFAMVIRLAFVLFAIPRYGILGYLWGMLVSELALALMSFLAVKRLVPFCWDTVNMIVKPVLLLLISIGMYLAFSQSCFWLKELPLFIMTAVQILFLSFSYMGLLLLFHKKRPLP
- a CDS encoding M55 family metallopeptidase, with product MKVYISVDIEGTANAVGWDSTAPGGLDYERNRLEMTKEAVAAARGAHAAGADEIVIKDAHGHGNNILPEYMPEYVELIRSYTYAPDVMVEGIDESFDAAFYVGYHSAAGCEGNNLAHTISHSKVHSIKVNGEIASEFMIYSYMAAYRNVPSVLLTGDRSLCQTGKKYHPCLVTVPVKDDIGGRNRGISGELACKQIEKAAKHALEQDLAEARIVLPGHFDVELCFKDHTLAKSGSYYPGATQKDPYTITFQSDDWYDVGRFLIFTIL
- a CDS encoding winged helix-turn-helix transcriptional regulator translates to MPDIKIVSSEIEVTLKVIGGKWKPLILHYLQYGGVKRYNEILRYLGTAPKKTLTAQLRELEEDGIIDRTVIPTLPVQVEYSITEHGKTLFPILSLMCDWGYKNMGDRYQLTHPTCGCEDEE